ACATGCTTGGGTTTCTGTGGTGTGGTGAGTGTAGCTGTGGTTCACTGGCAGTTTAAATGtctcatacatgcacacaaattcTTACAGTACCTGGCTCTTTTACCACAAAGAGAATGGATTTGCCACTTTCATCTTCGTAATACTGGAAGTGCTCCACGCAGTCATTCTCGTCTTTGTATGAGCAATTCACTGCATTTCTATCATGGAAAACTGTGAGACAAAGATGataagaagaataaaaaaagagggtaataaaaaatattttaagatataATACGTTCTCTTTGAAACATAATACTTAACAGTGCATAATATTTTTGGATCACAATGCATGTATCAGTGCTCAAACTGCTTTCAAGAACCTTTTGCTGATatgatcagcagcaggaaaacAACAGTAACCATTACCACAACAGGTTAAGATCACAGTATATTGTAATGAGGTTAAAGACGGGAGAGTTCTCACCCAGTTCATCCACTACTTTAATTTCATCTTTGCAGATTCTACTGCAGCTGTTGTCTTCAGTGTACTGTCCTCTCTTGAAGTGCTGACACTCAACACACTCCCTGCAAGCAGAGTCCCATACGGTTACCTttacacagtacacagtggTTAGTggttatgtgtttttttctgttattttgtccattcCCTCCACTCTTTTGTCAATTAAAACACTAAGTTagaaatttacttttttatagtGCAGGAATCAGGACAGGTGGGGCATTTCTCACAGGTAGCTCCGTAGGCACCAGGCTGAGTACATTGACAAACCCCACACTCGCAGTGACCCCGGCCGCTGCACAGTAGGCCGATGCTGGACATGCAGGTGTCTGTGCGTGTGGTGCAGTTACAGTTTTCTCCTTTCCATCCAGCATCACACTGGCAGAACCCACAGTTACACTTCCCATGATCTGAAAGAATCAAAATGAATGAGGAGGTTTATGTTATCATGGTCCttcaaaatatatattctttaaATTCAGATAAAATATGTACAATCCAAATATTACATCTTAATTCATATGAattcaaatctgtttttcagTCTCCATAATCACATGGGTCGAGCTGGGCAAACAAAACTATGAAACACAAATTATAATTGCAAAAGGaatcactgagtgtgtgtgtgtgtgtgtgtgtgtgtgagagagagagtgtgtgttttattgttttaggtCTGTAGTGTCTGTGAGTTGTCCTTTGTTCCCTGATAACCTTAACACAATAACTTGGTAACtaactgtttttaaatctaATCTTACTCAGCAAGGGGCTTTTTGTATATCTCTTAATCATTCCTATTCTGACAAAGGCAATGATCTCGTTACTGACAGGGACACAcgcatacagacacacaaacacttcagaCTCTATTGAAGTGTAGAAAGCACAAAAGCCAGGTCATCGTAGGAACAGTGTTATAGTGACGCAACCATTTACTGACAGAATCTGGAGGCAAGCTTTTCTCCCTGGATTACAGAGAGACACCCCGCATCAGCACATTAAGCTACCTTAGAAACAAAGGCAGAGCCCCAGAGACTACAGTGTTATTAGCAGGAAACCAAACAGGATTTGGCACTGGATGACTAAGAGCAAAGTGTGTGAGTCACAGCCCAGCTGGATCAGACTGGGGGAGTGACTGGGGGAGTGACATGAAACATCACAGAGGGTCCAATGGTCCCTAATTCCAGAGCTCAAAGCAAATCATCCGCTGTTGTAAACATGAGAAAACAATTCCCTAGTCTCCACCATGTCAACTGCAGCTTCTCTTTTAATTGTGTTTATAGCTGTGATAGGCTCAGACGTTGTCACTGGTGGTGTTGTCACTGGTTAATGGTTAACCAGGTCTCACATATAATGCTTAACAAAGCAGCCATTGAGTAATGGTTCTTACTCTGTCAGCAAAATAACAGGAGAGAGCTgttgaaaaacaagaaaaatctgtAATATTGACTACATTGTCATTGTAACAGTGGATATGTTTTGCAGTGTAAGGCACTTAAACTTGACAAGAGGGAGTAGCTGTCTTGTTCTTATTAGTTGTAAGTTGATTCACACATAAAAGGGAGTTTTTAGCTTTAGATCATCCTACTCTCTGTGAGACTGCACAGTAATCCTGCCCATTAATCACATGCATGGGCTTTAGAGACGGTTAACATGGGGGGTATgataaaaggacaaaaacaggGATAATGACAGAACAGTAAAACAGAATATTTCACTGttggaagaagagagggaacaGAATCAGTGCAGTGGGAAGACATACTAGAGAGAAAAGATGTTGGGCAAATTGCCAGCAGAGGAATGCAAACTTTCCTGTTCTCTCGTCCCTTAAATTTATGGGCCCTGGGGCTGTGCTTGCTGACTCCTGCTCCTTGGCCCTGCACTGGTTCCACAACCTCTCAGCAAAGGAAGAAATACACAACCACAGGGTATATCACAGAGATGGAGTTTTTCGGAGGCCTGAGTCGTAGTAGCTCCAATTGAGCTGAGGCTGAGGGACGCTCATTCTTTAAAGACAACAACATCATGACTCTACTGAGACAGAGCAACTTAGCGGTTCCAAATTGAGCTCTGTCTTACATCACTTTTGGCTTTGTGTATGTAGGTGCGTGGGTGGGCGGGTTGGGTGAGTGTCTGCGTCCAAGCCCTCTTAATACCTGTTTCTCAGAAAAACAACCTTGCTTGAGAAAGACATATCATATTTTCATATCAGAATTTCAGCTTGCCAACACACGTATGACATTCCGATTTCTCTTTGGTGCACCCACAAGGGGCCCAGAGTATGTTTTGTTTAGTTAAAACTCAAACTTAAACTTGCCATTTAGACTTTCATGTCAAATTACAGCCATCTCCTGAATGTAACTTTCATTTCAGTTCACTGGAAACCAGAATATATCACTGTGGAAGTGTATGAAACTTTTAACTCATGATttggggtggctgtggctcaggaggtagaatGGGTCATCCAATGATCACGATGGTCAGGCCAGCGCCCTGCGTGGTAGCTCGTTGCCAtgggtgtgtgagtgaatgcgtgacaaaagacagattaaaaaaagaatgatcaAACTCAatacagcagaggctgaaatGTCCTGACTAGCCCCAAAAATGCTGGTTCCTAatcttcccataatgcaacttgatagaaTCCCCTAACTCCTTGAGCATAGTTTGTAACACAGGATTTCTGTTAAACATTTTTAGTCTCAAAGTCCAGGAGGAGATACCCTGGTGAGATCCCTGGGATTATTTTCTTGGACTTGGCAAAGCTCCTCCATagccacagaaaacataaagctatgttcacaggctgagtaggaACCCAGATTGGTGGAGTccccctttaaaaaaacagactcTTATTTCCATTTGAATCAGAGTTAGTATGCATAGCTTAAGTTTGCTCTGTTTAATGTACATAAAGATGAAAGAGCAGTTTCCTATTCTGCTattgctcagccccctccttaTAATCACAGGCACAAACTGATGTTACATTAAATTATCCAATGACAAAGCCTATTAAAGTTTTATCACTGTGATTGAGTAACTGTGCACTGAGCTGTGCAGACTTGTAATAGGGAGTAATACTGCCTCATGCCGCACTACTGTGAGTTGTAAGAACACAAATCAAACTCAGTACACACCCCAAGTTTACAGGCCTGACAGAGGATTGGTCATTTGTAAGCATTACTGTTTAAGCTTAGCAGCTAAATTATGCAATCATTTACAAGCAAGCAAATAACTGCACATTGGTTTCTAAAAGGCTATCGATTCAAGTAATCATCAAGCCAAGTATCAGAGCACTATGTAAACTGATTGTACACTGAAAGGTGTGTTTACAGACTGAGAGTgactggaaaaaaacagagTATATTCCAGTTAAGTCAGATGAGGCCTCAGAGCAGGGAAAAGGAAGGGAAGGGCAACGTCATCTTTCCTGCTAACACTGACTTAAAAGGTTgcttcacccaaattacaaaagaaatCCACCAAATTACAAATAAACTTCAGTGATATCTAGCCAAGCAcatagtttgggttttatgtgcccaggttttgagatttctgccacCACCTGATTCAATTGAGGTATATGGTGTTCAGTTTGAGGTGCTCACAGTAATTCAAAATTACattcaaacaagactaagagtctacaaccatgctgtgctttgagctaaatgctaacaccagcatggtaacatgctcacaaaactatctgcatggctagataccacagATGTAAATGAGaatatatgtttatttgtaatttgggtgaatcaACCCTTTAAGTCCAGTGCTTTTACTCTAATTGTTTCATACTAAGAGCAAAATGTCATGGTTTCAAGATAATTTActtgtatatttgttttctatACTTTTATCTGTCACATAGTGTTTATTCATTGAGTACAGGTGTAATGAGGAAGCTGGATGAGGCTATGAAAATTCTCACATGTGATTGAAGCTTGTACTTAATTCACTAAGTAATAGTTTCACTAGATCACTACTGTGATCTTCACTAGTGTGTAATTGTTTGACCATGAGGAAGATTTGTGTGCAGTCCATACATGTTGGTCTCATTTTTAATCATGTAACCActaataaaagctttttaacTTTTGCACCTTGACAAAGCAATGTCCTTTGACTTTTTGGGGAATTCATTCCCGTTTTTTTATGGACATTGATTGCCTTACAGTGCAACAGGAGCacctgttttgtgtttcatcaCTGTCTGATCCATTATGCGCTTCTGCAGAGAGAACTAACAGAGAGATAATGACAGAAAGAAGTGCATCTACTCACCAGAGCACAGTGCCCCTTTAAAGCGCAAGCAGTTGAAGTCGTCACATTCGCAATATTTGCCCCACACCTGACCAAACTCATTTGCATGGCAGGAGCACTGTCCGCACAAACAGTTGCCTCTCCCACTGCAGATTGGGCTCCCTGGCTTCGGGATGCAGTTTACATCATCAGATGGACTGTAGTCCTCCACTGAGCACTCACATCGTGGGCCCAGACGACCCTGGTAACACTGACACATGCCGCACTCGTAGGTCCCATTGCCGTTGCTACAGAGGGGGCTGTTGGCTTCAGCCTTTGCCTCACAGTCGCAGCCGCAGGCAAAATCCACCGTGACCTCCAGGGAATCCTTAAGGCCTAGAGGTTTGATGGTAAAAGTGCGGCTCTTATATTTAGGGCAGCCACGTAACTGAGCCTCCACGCTGAATGACACCTGAAGAGGAAGAAATGTCTCTGTGACAATCTGTGTGTGTAGATACCAAATGTGCATGTCAGCATCTCAGCTGATACCTACTGTGTCCCCAGTCTTAAGGCCAGAGCAGGACTTGAGTCCAGGGATGACCTCTCCATTTAGGCAGGTGGCATTGAAGGAGAGATTCAACTCTTCTGGGACTTCCAGTAGCTCCAGCTCCACTCTAGAGCGGATTTTCTGCTCAACATAAAGTTGTTTATCAGAGGTTAAACAGTTAAATTGTATCACACTATTTTACAGATAACATCAATCAGCAAGTTCCACTTATTGTAGTAAGTTTAGGAAATCCTTACCGCATAAGCCTCCTCAATGAGCTGAATAACATTCCCAGAGTCATCAGACAGTGTTCCCACAGTTGTCCCTGGAATGAGCTGACTATACTCCTGGGGACACAGAcatggcagagacagagagatgatgacccagtttttgtgtttttcatatcAACAACTTAAACAAATTCATGCTGTGGCACAAGTGCAGTTTGTTTACCTTGTAGAGGGACACTACATAGCTGGTCACAGCAAAAATTaaatttatgttgttttcagacattttctctgTCATTAGTGCCAAGGAGGGATAGTCCTGGAAGACACAGGAAGCAACTTGTTTTCAATGGAAGCAGGTTCTGTCCAACAACTCCAAAAACCATTTAAAACCAATGTGAATTACTGATGTACTTAAATTTCAGCCTTTACCAGCACGGTAGATTTGTTGTAAATGTTGTCATTATCAAGGTGACATTGTCCATCATTGGGCTGGACAATTCCAGCTATACGTCCATCCAGAGCAATGTGAGTTTTGGCATCAGTGGTGAACACCAGAAGGTGTGAGGCACCTGGACGCCAGCCAATCTTCTCCTAATGATGATGTTggacacagaaataaatatgaCAAGTAAAGGTAAGactaatatgtatgtatgcacacactCAGTTTTGCAAATCAgtgagcatgtgtatgtgtatctgtatgtgattacattttcatacCTTGCACACCACAGCCTGCATGACAGCATCAAATCCACCCTCTGGAGCATCTCTATTTCTAGACACCTGCTgtttctccacctcctcagtGAAGCGAGCTACCTTCTCCGTCAGTGACAGCACATGCTTGAACCCGAATTGAGCCTGGCATTTATCATTAATGCTGCATATATTGAATAGGTGAATGGGAGATAGGAAATCAATGAAGGAGAAAAATCAATTTTAAGTTGTTAAACACAACTGGACAGACTTTCCCAGAATATTAGAAAATCTCAACCTcaactccttctccttctcaAATGTAACACCAACAATAACTTACCCATAGCAAGGGTTTTTCACTGCCTCTGCGGGATAGGTGTACATGTAAGGGGATGTGGTCTTGTCCACAAACGCTCCAAACCCCATGCGTAGGTTGCTTGTTGTGCGGCCCATTGTCACAGCGAGCTCATTGCCCAAGGTGCGAAGGCGAGCCAAGTCATCCTTCATTGAAAATGAAAGATCCATCAGATAGTAGAGGTCCACTGGGTAATCCTCCACCTGTTTCACTGACACGGTGAAACGCTTGGCATCACCTGGGAGGGAAAGAGCAGAGGGCCGCAGAGATGGAAGAGTTCATGGTAGATTGAATGATATCAATTGGTGTCcctaaacctttttttttgaaaaagattaaatattaaataataataaaatatagaaatcaCTCTGTTAAAAATGTGCAACCAGATCTGATGTATCAGGTGATTAGTGCATGTACAACTACAGTAATGGTCCTTGGTGTCTGGTGTCTTAAGGGTACCAATGTGTGTATCTGGTCTTGTAGGGTTGTTAGCATCTGGTCTTACATTTTTATAGGTGATGTCTGGGTGGGTGTAAAAGTACCTGGTCTTAGTGTTATATGGAGTTTCTGAGGCTTTATCTGAGTGACGTCGTCAGCAGTTCCAGAGGCCTTGTCGCTGAGCGGTGCATCCTCCTGAATAGTCAGGGTGCTGGAGGGAAACTCCAGAGCTGCCTTACTGCACCCTCCATTCAGCAGATTCTGCTTCAGGTCACAGCGGGACGCGCTGGATCCCCCCTTCCCAAACTCCTGAAACAACCACATCTGATCTGTTAAGCAAGTAAATACCATTACATAAAAGAAAttcaattaaagaaaaatgtttttaggtttgcatttacacatttatattgCTGATTTATCCACCCAATAGCAGGCTCAGGTATCTCCCAAGTACTGGAGCCTATACCCATTTTCCTCCTATTTTTAATCTAATCAGTTCAGAGGCTACACTGTATATGCATGCTGAAGAACAATCATCAGAGGATGAAAACAAGAAGAATGCTGTTGGGAAATTAGGTTTCTGTTGTAACTTGCTGCACTGAGTGATGAATGGGAGGAGTATGAGCTACTaaacactgtgtatgtgtgcatctgGTGTTTTTACCTCCTGAGAGCACCATGCACAGGTAGGGTGAACAGCCAAGCACTGTTGACAAGTGGTGACTCCTCGTGTTGTGCAGATGTTGGAACCTATGATAATCACACCAAGAGAAAtgtaatacaaaatacattttcatacacTTATTGTTGAGAAAAAGTGACATATGTAGATAACACTGCtgaccacatttttaaaaatgaatcagCATTGCCATGCAACTCTGTTCAACTTCCGCAAACGCAGATACCACAGCTATCAGATATAATCTTTCACAAAAGTACTGTGCAAACATGCAAGTGCTTGATGAAGTCTCAGCAGTTTATCCATAA
This genomic interval from Siniperca chuatsi isolate FFG_IHB_CAS linkage group LG21, ASM2008510v1, whole genome shotgun sequence contains the following:
- the itgb3a gene encoding integrin beta-3a, with the translated sequence MRLVKSRMRKGVHVGNEQAHTEHRGLISSRLCYSPAMGTFLDRPVILFLFLSLASNVYGSNICTTRGVTTCQQCLAVHPTCAWCSQEEFGKGGSSASRCDLKQNLLNGGCSKAALEFPSSTLTIQEDAPLSDKASGTADDVTQIKPQKLHITLRPGDAKRFTVSVKQVEDYPVDLYYLMDLSFSMKDDLARLRTLGNELAVTMGRTTSNLRMGFGAFVDKTTSPYMYTYPAEAVKNPCYGINDKCQAQFGFKHVLSLTEKVARFTEEVEKQQVSRNRDAPEGGFDAVMQAVVCKEKIGWRPGASHLLVFTTDAKTHIALDGRIAGIVQPNDGQCHLDNDNIYNKSTVLDYPSLALMTEKMSENNINLIFAVTSYVVSLYKEYSQLIPGTTVGTLSDDSGNVIQLIEEAYAKIRSRVELELLEVPEELNLSFNATCLNGEVIPGLKSCSGLKTGDTVSFSVEAQLRGCPKYKSRTFTIKPLGLKDSLEVTVDFACGCDCEAKAEANSPLCSNGNGTYECGMCQCYQGRLGPRCECSVEDYSPSDDVNCIPKPGSPICSGRGNCLCGQCSCHANEFGQVWGKYCECDDFNCLRFKGALCSDHGKCNCGFCQCDAGWKGENCNCTTRTDTCMSSIGLLCSGRGHCECGVCQCTQPGAYGATCEKCPTCPDSCTIKKECVECQHFKRGQYTEDNSCSRICKDEIKVVDELVFHDRNAVNCSYKDENDCVEHFQYYEDESGKSILFVVKEPECPQGPDILVVLLAVAGAILLLGLVGLLIWKLLVTIHDRREFAKFEEERAKAKWDTANNPLYKGATSTFTNVAYRGN